From the Leptotrichia sp. oral taxon 221 genome, one window contains:
- a CDS encoding glycosyltransferase family 2 protein: MKVSLIMPTINVTKELDLFLQSLVQQTYQDFELIVVDQNPDRRVLDIVMKYEDKIEIKYIRSSQKGLSLNRNKGLIAREGEIIGFPDDDCEYQPDTIEKVVSFFEKKKAYRIYSCRTLERGKDYGTGIMETTDMDIKPNNVSKTVKSITFFVNYRQDEIVLFDENLGVGSVFGSGEETDYVLTLLHKGYKGRYYANDIIFHPAKKGNYADLERAYKYALGYGALVKKEVKLRKNYFYIFEYWKKLLRSFVGMIVTKNRSYHRVVLKGRIQGFNKYQIRK; this comes from the coding sequence ATGAAAGTTTCATTGATTATGCCTACAATTAATGTTACAAAAGAGCTTGACTTATTTTTACAAAGTTTAGTACAACAAACTTACCAGGATTTTGAATTAATAGTGGTAGATCAGAATCCAGATAGACGAGTGTTAGATATTGTAATGAAATATGAAGATAAGATAGAAATAAAATATATAAGAAGTTCTCAAAAAGGATTGAGTTTAAATAGGAATAAAGGACTTATAGCTAGAGAAGGGGAAATCATTGGTTTTCCTGATGATGATTGCGAATATCAGCCAGATACGATTGAAAAAGTAGTGTCGTTTTTTGAGAAGAAAAAGGCGTATAGAATTTATTCATGTCGAACACTTGAACGTGGGAAAGATTATGGGACAGGAATAATGGAAACTACTGATATGGATATAAAGCCAAACAATGTTTCAAAAACAGTTAAATCAATAACTTTTTTTGTGAATTATAGACAAGATGAAATTGTCTTATTTGATGAAAATTTAGGAGTGGGTTCGGTTTTTGGAAGTGGAGAAGAAACGGATTATGTTTTAACACTGTTGCATAAAGGTTATAAAGGTAGATATTATGCGAATGATATCATTTTTCATCCAGCAAAAAAAGGGAATTACGCTGACTTAGAGAGAGCCTATAAATATGCTTTAGGTTATGGAGCGTTAGTGAAGAAAGAAGTAAAATTGAGAAAAAATTATTTCTACATTTTTGAATATTGGAAAAAATTATTGAGAAGTTTTGTGGGAATGATTGTTACAAAAAATAGAAGTTATCATAGAGTTGTGTTGAAAGGAAGAATACAGGGGTTTAATAAATATCAGATTAGAAAATAG
- a CDS encoding endonuclease/exonuclease/phosphatase family protein, with protein MSKFKKILLSLMIAGATVSWAKELRLMTYNIYGARLTNGRKLGESIKPYKPDFVSLQEVDKYTKRSKFRDVTMDIAAELGYQYYYFQKSRNYDGGEYGISFISRYPLEKIYSYELPSDGIERRQVIIAELDKKAFGKKVLIMNTHLDFQTKLKAEEMDSLDVFTNFFDKDDIKFLSGDLNILPTTTYYSGLTRNWRDTYMEDKKENLRTLKDPRIDYIFGSKSNKWKVKESYFIKDSSQDWTKLSDHLPYMAIVDIK; from the coding sequence ATGAGTAAATTTAAAAAAATATTGTTGTCGTTAATGATTGCAGGAGCAACCGTTAGCTGGGCAAAAGAATTGAGATTAATGACTTATAATATTTATGGTGCGAGATTAACTAATGGAAGAAAATTAGGAGAGAGTATAAAACCGTATAAGCCAGATTTTGTATCGCTTCAAGAAGTAGATAAATACACTAAAAGAAGTAAATTTAGAGATGTAACAATGGATATAGCAGCAGAATTAGGATATCAATATTATTATTTTCAAAAATCAAGAAATTATGACGGTGGAGAATATGGAATTTCCTTTATTTCAAGATATCCGTTAGAAAAGATTTATTCGTATGAATTGCCATCCGATGGTATTGAAAGAAGACAAGTGATAATTGCTGAACTTGATAAAAAGGCATTTGGGAAAAAAGTTTTGATTATGAATACACATTTGGATTTTCAAACTAAGTTGAAGGCTGAAGAAATGGATTCACTTGATGTATTTACGAATTTTTTTGATAAAGATGATATTAAATTTTTAAGTGGAGATTTGAATATTTTACCAACAACAACTTATTATTCAGGACTTACTAGAAATTGGAGAGATACTTATATGGAGGATAAAAAAGAAAATCTTAGAACATTAAAAGATCCGAGAATAGACTATATTTTTGGAAGTAAATCAAATAAATGGAAAGTGAAAGAAAGTTATTTCATAAAAGATAGTTCTCAAGATTGGACAAAATTATCTGATCACTTGCCATATATGGCGATTGTAGATATAAAATAG